The Terriglobia bacterium genome includes a window with the following:
- a CDS encoding PKD domain-containing protein, translating into MKNPAAKLHLFGCLALFLFFVVVFAMPGSASAAVSLHNSQLTIIINPANGSYAISANHLQAPVLEASVGAEINHRWVRSSDYPHHQTAQNTFEDGLGSGEQATITFSGLSSSPDLVCILRLYRDLPYGTVQVEVLNHMTKTVSVESIRDVDAIGNPRINLGSTEATDRFMFESFTEDPTIPIGGLDQAPNGTYFGVRDALIYNLQSKQSLLVAALTEDRFMTALHLKVQKPPMGSSSIGSFTVDSTGTTEAVLLRDHIAPAQRVELSLPVAPGKQLSSETVMFAAGADYHAQLEAYGAAVQRLHHARVSSQPPMGWWSWTAFYGGITQGEVLTNADWLAKHLESLGFNFCHIDEGYDYARGEFMTANATQFPDGMRSLGYKITQMGLHLGVWTAPFEVSERAWVYQHHKDWLVHDAKGQPIQIGSVHRGADPLYSLDTTNPGAQKYLRETYRVLTRQWGVRYIKLDFMDSSAIEGYFYRPHTTALEAERIGLKIIRDAVGDGVLLDKDGSAMLVPVGLVDEGRIAPDTGHSFRASKDADPNIAARYYMNRNFYISDPDAFSVSTEVEPQQTWHNRRQPLSLEEADVQAVIAAVAGGMYDVGDDLPTLASAPDRLALVENKDLLSMVELRRAATPLDLMSFSAQDEMPSEYFLKEDARQSMLAVFNWTDGPRSHVIKLTDLGLAEGGSYQALNALHDDAPVAIESGSISISQQPPHSVRLIKIINSSIPAAAPSVTLNAPASAGTGQAVKLQAIAAADGVPALSYHWDFGDGTSATGPEVSHTFTRASDYNVKLAVDGVDGLPAEEQTTVAVRGAVPTAFHLDENRRYVGRPQSK; encoded by the coding sequence ATGAAAAATCCGGCAGCGAAGCTTCACCTTTTCGGTTGTCTCGCTCTGTTTTTATTCTTCGTGGTCGTATTTGCAATGCCAGGCTCAGCATCCGCAGCGGTTTCGCTCCACAATTCGCAGTTGACCATCATCATCAACCCGGCTAACGGATCATATGCAATCAGCGCCAACCATTTGCAGGCCCCCGTACTTGAAGCAAGTGTTGGCGCAGAGATCAATCATCGCTGGGTACGTTCGAGCGACTATCCGCACCATCAGACGGCCCAAAACACTTTCGAGGATGGCCTGGGCTCGGGAGAGCAGGCCACGATTACCTTCAGCGGTCTCAGCTCTTCCCCCGATCTCGTCTGTATTCTGCGCCTGTACCGCGATCTTCCTTACGGAACGGTGCAGGTTGAAGTCTTGAACCACATGACGAAAACTGTGTCCGTCGAATCCATCCGCGACGTCGATGCCATCGGCAACCCGCGAATCAACCTGGGGAGCACGGAAGCCACGGACCGTTTTATGTTTGAAAGTTTCACGGAAGATCCCACCATCCCTATCGGCGGCCTTGACCAGGCGCCCAACGGAACATATTTCGGAGTGCGCGACGCTCTGATCTACAACCTGCAGAGCAAGCAGAGTCTTCTGGTGGCCGCGCTCACGGAAGACCGCTTCATGACGGCGCTCCATCTGAAAGTGCAAAAACCTCCCATGGGGTCTTCAAGCATCGGCTCGTTTACCGTGGACTCCACGGGCACAACCGAGGCCGTCCTTCTGAGGGACCACATCGCGCCCGCCCAGCGCGTGGAATTGAGCCTTCCCGTTGCACCTGGCAAACAGTTGAGTTCAGAAACCGTGATGTTTGCCGCGGGCGCCGACTATCACGCGCAACTGGAAGCCTACGGAGCGGCCGTGCAGCGCTTGCACCACGCGCGAGTTTCAAGCCAGCCGCCCATGGGTTGGTGGAGTTGGACGGCGTTTTACGGCGGCATTACTCAAGGCGAGGTCCTGACGAACGCCGACTGGCTTGCGAAACATCTCGAGTCTCTCGGCTTCAATTTCTGCCACATCGACGAAGGCTACGACTACGCCCGCGGCGAATTCATGACCGCCAACGCGACGCAATTTCCCGACGGCATGCGCAGTCTCGGTTACAAAATCACCCAGATGGGTTTGCACCTGGGCGTCTGGACCGCGCCGTTTGAAGTGTCGGAGCGCGCCTGGGTTTACCAGCATCACAAGGATTGGCTGGTGCATGACGCGAAGGGGCAGCCGATCCAGATCGGTTCCGTGCACCGTGGCGCTGATCCGCTCTACTCCCTGGACACCACCAATCCCGGAGCGCAGAAGTATCTCCGCGAGACCTATCGTGTGCTGACGCGCCAGTGGGGTGTGCGTTATATCAAACTCGACTTCATGGATTCTTCGGCGATTGAAGGCTACTTCTATCGCCCGCACACCACCGCTCTTGAAGCGGAACGGATCGGACTGAAAATCATCCGCGACGCTGTGGGCGACGGCGTACTGCTCGACAAGGATGGCAGCGCCATGTTGGTTCCCGTTGGGCTGGTGGATGAAGGACGCATCGCCCCGGACACGGGCCATTCTTTCAGGGCCAGCAAGGATGCCGATCCCAACATCGCCGCGCGATATTACATGAACCGGAATTTCTATATCAGCGACCCCGACGCCTTCAGCGTTTCAACCGAAGTGGAGCCGCAACAGACATGGCATAACCGAAGACAGCCTCTGAGTCTGGAAGAGGCTGATGTGCAAGCCGTGATTGCGGCGGTTGCCGGAGGAATGTACGACGTCGGTGACGATCTCCCGACGCTGGCTTCCGCGCCTGATCGATTGGCGCTGGTGGAAAACAAGGATCTGCTGAGCATGGTGGAGCTGCGCCGCGCAGCCACGCCGCTCGACCTGATGAGCTTTTCCGCTCAAGACGAGATGCCCAGCGAATATTTTCTGAAGGAGGACGCACGGCAGTCGATGCTGGCGGTCTTCAACTGGACGGACGGGCCGCGCTCGCACGTCATTAAGCTCACAGACCTCGGTCTGGCAGAGGGTGGTTCATACCAAGCCCTTAACGCGCTCCACGATGATGCGCCGGTTGCCATCGAGTCCGGCAGCATCAGCATCAGCCAGCAGCCGCCGCATTCGGTGCGGTTGATTAAGATCATCAATTCGTCGATTCCGGCCGCTGCGCCTTCCGTCACGCTGAACGCGCCAGCTTCCGCCGGCACCGGCCAAGCCGTCAAGCTCCAGGCGATTGCTGCCGCCGATGGCGTTCCGGCGCTCTCGTATCATTGGGATTTCGGCGATGGAACTTCGGCCACGGGGCCGGAGGTCAGTCACACGTTCACCAGAGCTTCCGACTACAACGTGAAGTTGGCCGTTGACGGCGTGGATGGGCTTCCGGCTGAGGAGCAGACCACGGTTGCTGTGCGCGGCGCGGTGCCGACCGCTTTCCATCTGGATGAGAACCGGCGTTACGTGGGGCGGCCACAAAGCAAATAG
- a CDS encoding GMC family oxidoreductase has protein sequence MAKVYDVVVVGSGAAGGMAATELCLKGLKVLMLERGPKFNIATDFEHHRKPYNFPFRGRVRPSERAMYNYTADEWNKKHFVNELENPYTGKKFVWVRAQAVGGKTLHWGLVSLRFSPQDFKAASHDGAGSDWPISYEDVEPYYSKVEDWIGVCGHTDHLENNPDSHFLPPIPLTCAENIFRGQIESKFAGRPVIQGRSATVTKPGFHGRVPCHWCGHCGRVCNVAASFSSAGVLLPIAEKTGNLTTRTNAVVWRVTTDSENRAKSVVFIDRITRQVEEVYGKVIVLGAGTLDSTRILLNSRNDDHPDGLGNSSGVLGKYFCEQIMAGSISGIIPRLKGNTNRGGDAHPEGGGIYIPRFRNLKEKSKDFVRGYGYEGGGGSSEFPGFANKIPGFGAEFKEEVKKYYATVISIGSFGEVVPRAENHVEIDPAVRDAWGIPVLKFEVEWGPNELAMGRDANDAQREMFEKAGIEIIGERTTPLPPGWSIHSAGTARMGDDPKTSYLTKFNQSHDIKNLFVADASCFVNSTEKNPTLTILALSLRTADYIAEKMRTGDLS, from the coding sequence ATGGCCAAAGTTTACGACGTTGTAGTTGTGGGATCCGGCGCTGCCGGCGGCATGGCGGCCACCGAATTGTGCCTGAAGGGGCTGAAGGTCCTCATGCTGGAGCGCGGGCCGAAGTTCAATATTGCGACCGATTTCGAGCATCACCGCAAGCCCTATAACTTTCCCTTCCGGGGCCGCGTCCGGCCGTCAGAGCGGGCGATGTATAACTACACGGCCGACGAGTGGAACAAAAAGCACTTTGTAAATGAGCTTGAAAACCCCTATACGGGTAAGAAGTTTGTGTGGGTGCGGGCTCAAGCCGTCGGCGGCAAGACCCTCCACTGGGGGCTCGTTTCGCTGCGCTTCAGCCCGCAGGACTTCAAGGCCGCCAGCCACGACGGCGCCGGCTCGGACTGGCCCATCTCCTACGAAGACGTTGAACCCTACTACAGCAAGGTGGAGGACTGGATCGGGGTTTGCGGCCATACGGACCATCTGGAGAACAATCCCGACAGCCATTTTCTTCCCCCCATTCCCCTGACCTGCGCGGAAAACATTTTCAGGGGGCAGATTGAGAGCAAGTTTGCGGGCCGCCCGGTGATTCAGGGCCGCTCGGCCACGGTGACCAAGCCGGGCTTCCACGGTCGCGTTCCGTGCCATTGGTGCGGGCACTGCGGGCGGGTTTGCAACGTCGCTGCCTCGTTCAGTTCGGCGGGCGTGCTGCTGCCGATTGCCGAAAAGACAGGCAACCTGACCACGCGCACCAACGCCGTGGTCTGGAGGGTGACAACCGACAGCGAGAATCGCGCCAAGAGCGTAGTTTTTATCGACCGCATCACGCGCCAGGTGGAAGAGGTTTACGGCAAGGTGATCGTGCTGGGCGCGGGAACACTCGACAGCACGCGCATCCTGCTGAACTCCAGGAACGACGATCATCCGGACGGCCTGGGCAATTCCAGCGGCGTGCTGGGCAAATATTTCTGCGAACAGATCATGGCCGGCAGCATCTCTGGAATCATTCCGAGGTTGAAAGGGAACACCAACCGCGGTGGCGACGCACACCCGGAAGGCGGAGGCATTTACATCCCGCGCTTCCGCAACCTGAAAGAGAAGTCAAAGGACTTTGTGCGCGGGTACGGGTATGAGGGCGGCGGTGGAAGCAGCGAGTTTCCCGGCTTTGCCAACAAAATTCCTGGTTTCGGCGCCGAGTTCAAAGAAGAAGTGAAAAAATATTACGCGACGGTAATCAGCATCGGCTCGTTCGGTGAAGTGGTGCCAAGGGCCGAAAACCACGTGGAGATTGATCCCGCCGTGCGTGACGCCTGGGGCATTCCCGTCCTGAAGTTCGAAGTGGAGTGGGGGCCGAACGAACTGGCCATGGGTCGTGATGCTAATGACGCGCAGCGGGAGATGTTTGAAAAGGCGGGGATTGAGATCATCGGTGAGAGGACCACGCCTCTGCCGCCAGGATGGAGCATCCATTCGGCCGGAACGGCAAGAATGGGAGACGATCCGAAAACATCGTACCTGACCAAATTCAACCAGTCGCATGACATCAAGAACCTTTTTGTGGCGGACGCTTCGTGCTTTGTGAATTCCACGGAGAAGAATCCGACGCTCACCATTCTCGCGCTCTCCCTGCGGACCGCCGACTACATTGCCGAAAAGATGCGCACCGGAGACCTCAGCTAG
- a CDS encoding amidohydrolase family protein, with protein sequence MRIDFHTHPVLIQEMADKYPNYTRMARDIFQIGNNFQPLETFYLQMDVAGIDRAVLLPIDCARARGDAVSSNEQVAELCSTSDRFIGFASVDPLKTGAAKELEHAVKQLGMKGLKLDAALQDFELRDSKVYELYEVAAGLNIPVLVHTGMSWAPATLIERGHPMLLEEAIVRFKMLNFVLAHWGWPWVWEATALALKYPNVYLDTSCLYYDGPKEFYQFVFSKQIPTTVLERSLRNRMVFGSNYPRVEIKNMVHAFGTLALTEGCLKKVFEENPGRLLGLN encoded by the coding sequence ATGAGAATCGATTTCCACACGCACCCGGTACTGATTCAGGAGATGGCGGACAAGTACCCCAATTATACCCGGATGGCCCGGGACATTTTCCAGATCGGCAACAATTTCCAACCGCTCGAGACCTTCTACTTGCAGATGGACGTGGCCGGCATTGACCGCGCGGTGTTGCTGCCGATCGATTGTGCCCGGGCGCGGGGCGACGCGGTCAGCTCCAACGAGCAGGTGGCGGAACTGTGTTCCACGAGCGACCGCTTTATCGGTTTTGCCAGCGTGGACCCGCTGAAGACGGGCGCGGCAAAGGAACTGGAACACGCGGTCAAACAGTTGGGCATGAAGGGCCTGAAACTCGACGCGGCTCTTCAAGATTTTGAACTCCGTGACAGCAAGGTTTACGAGCTTTACGAAGTGGCGGCGGGATTAAATATTCCCGTGCTGGTACACACCGGTATGAGTTGGGCGCCCGCCACGCTGATTGAGCGCGGCCATCCCATGCTGTTGGAGGAGGCCATTGTGCGCTTCAAAATGCTCAATTTTGTGCTGGCGCACTGGGGCTGGCCGTGGGTGTGGGAAGCCACCGCCTTGGCGTTGAAGTATCCCAACGTTTATCTGGACACATCGTGTCTCTACTACGACGGGCCAAAAGAGTTCTACCAGTTTGTTTTCTCAAAGCAGATCCCGACCACGGTGCTGGAGCGCAGCCTGCGCAACCGGATGGTGTTTGGCTCGAATTACCCGCGGGTTGAAATCAAGAATATGGTACACGCGTTCGGGACGCTGGCGCTGACGGAGGGCTGTCTGAAAAAAGTTTTTGAGGAGAACCCCGGCCGGTTGCTGGGTCTCAACTGA
- a CDS encoding gluconate 2-dehydrogenase subunit 3 family protein, producing MTKQNKEETNQGRRGVLKTLVMGAGGLTTLPILGQAQPARTAMSGMPGMDMSPDDVDAIAQTGANWKPQFFDAHQNETLIALSDLIIPTTDTPGAKAALVNRYLDLRYNEESSKNQQEIIQALAWFDGRSLALHNKPFISLTEAEQTELLKPLADPSKAQPEDAAGVEAFSFIKGLTIFGYYSSKIGLDQELQYQGDTYNTSFPGACTHPEHQS from the coding sequence ATGACAAAGCAAAACAAAGAGGAAACCAATCAGGGACGTCGCGGCGTGCTGAAAACTCTGGTGATGGGCGCCGGAGGCCTGACGACGCTGCCGATTCTCGGGCAGGCGCAGCCGGCTCGCACCGCCATGTCCGGCATGCCCGGGATGGATATGTCACCGGATGACGTGGACGCTATCGCACAGACCGGCGCAAACTGGAAGCCGCAGTTCTTTGACGCCCACCAGAACGAAACGCTGATCGCCCTGAGCGATCTGATTATCCCGACGACGGATACGCCCGGGGCCAAAGCGGCGCTGGTGAATCGCTACTTGGACTTGAGATACAACGAAGAGAGTTCGAAAAATCAGCAGGAAATTATTCAGGCGCTGGCATGGTTCGATGGCCGCAGCCTGGCGCTCCACAACAAGCCGTTTATCAGCCTCACTGAAGCCGAACAGACTGAATTGCTGAAGCCCCTTGCCGACCCTTCGAAAGCGCAACCGGAAGATGCGGCCGGTGTGGAAGCTTTCAGCTTTATTAAAGGATTGACGATCTTCGGATACTACTCGTCAAAAATCGGCCTCGACCAGGAATTGCAGTACCAGGGAGATACTTACAACACGTCGTTCCCGGGGGCGTGCACCCATCCGGAACATCAGTCCTGA
- a CDS encoding secondary thiamine-phosphate synthase enzyme YjbQ produces the protein MIIKLEKIKVQSRKSEEAINITPKVEEVVQQSGVKQGLVNVMTSHTSSGLLVTEGIPCLEEDILTHFSRLFPEDENYHHRRYLDYDGRLGFNAETHLKSILGGISCSFPIEDGRMVRGSRQTIYFMEYDGPLLRTYMVQVLGE, from the coding sequence ATGATTATCAAGCTTGAAAAGATTAAGGTGCAGTCGCGCAAGTCCGAAGAGGCCATCAACATCACGCCAAAGGTGGAAGAAGTCGTCCAGCAGAGCGGCGTGAAGCAGGGGCTGGTGAATGTGATGACCTCGCATACTTCTTCAGGACTGCTGGTGACGGAAGGCATTCCGTGCCTGGAAGAAGACATCCTGACGCACTTCAGCCGGCTCTTTCCTGAGGATGAGAACTACCATCACCGCCGTTATCTCGACTACGATGGGCGCCTGGGCTTTAACGCCGAAACCCACCTGAAGAGCATTCTGGGAGGCATCAGTTGTTCGTTTCCCATCGAGGATGGCAGGATGGTGCGCGGCTCGCGCCAAACCATCTATTTCATGGAATACGACGGGCCTTTGCTTCGCACATACATGGTCCAGGTGTTGGGCGAGTGA
- a CDS encoding APC family permease — protein sequence MSTHENSNAQAAKDMAEQPQLRRRLGILNATSINMSNMIGIGPFITVPIILSTMGGPQALLAWFAGAVLAIADGLVISELGAALPGSGGTYVFLRDSYNRATWGKLMAWLFAWEFLFFGPLEIASGTVGMTQYMTFLWPGLAGHAWRMKFVAAGIAIVVMIFLYRKIGDVARLMLVLWITTLVTTGWVIVTGLIHMNYHMALDFPPGAFNLNWAFLIGLGNGTIVVIYNYLGYYQVCYLGDEVKRPERTIPYAVIISILAVTVIDFLLSYSFVSVVPWRDMVKPGSLANLAVASVFMEKIYGHWAAILLTAMILFTAFASVFALMLGYSRIPYAAARDGLFFGGFGKLHPTGEFPNRSLILVGVLAAIASMFSLGEIITGLMVARILVQFVGHTIGLFVLRGRKPRVRLPFRMWLYPFPAILALVGWLYIFGSSAFQPGGWKFMVYAFTTICAGICGYFILAYKKRLWPMAPREQ from the coding sequence ATGAGCACACACGAAAACAGCAATGCCCAGGCCGCGAAAGATATGGCAGAGCAACCGCAACTCCGGCGCAGGCTCGGAATCCTGAACGCCACTTCCATCAACATGTCGAACATGATTGGCATCGGCCCCTTCATCACCGTGCCAATCATTTTGTCCACAATGGGCGGGCCGCAGGCGCTGCTGGCGTGGTTTGCAGGGGCCGTTCTGGCGATTGCCGACGGGCTGGTGATTTCAGAGTTGGGCGCCGCGCTGCCCGGTTCGGGCGGCACTTACGTTTTTCTGCGTGACAGCTACAATCGCGCGACCTGGGGCAAGCTGATGGCGTGGCTCTTCGCCTGGGAATTTCTCTTCTTCGGGCCGCTCGAGATCGCCTCCGGCACGGTCGGCATGACGCAGTATATGACCTTCCTATGGCCTGGCTTGGCGGGCCACGCATGGAGAATGAAGTTCGTCGCTGCCGGCATCGCCATCGTCGTGATGATCTTCCTCTACCGGAAGATTGGCGACGTGGCCAGATTGATGCTGGTCCTCTGGATCACCACGCTGGTCACCACCGGGTGGGTCATCGTCACCGGGCTCATCCACATGAATTACCACATGGCGCTGGATTTCCCGCCGGGCGCCTTCAACCTGAACTGGGCGTTCCTCATCGGCCTCGGCAACGGCACCATCGTGGTGATTTACAATTACCTCGGCTACTATCAGGTCTGCTACCTCGGGGATGAGGTCAAGCGGCCGGAGCGCACCATCCCTTATGCGGTGATCATTTCCATCCTGGCCGTCACGGTCATCGATTTCCTTCTCTCCTACAGCTTCGTTTCGGTTGTCCCCTGGCGCGACATGGTCAAGCCCGGTTCGCTGGCAAACCTCGCGGTGGCCTCGGTGTTTATGGAGAAAATTTACGGCCACTGGGCGGCAATTCTGCTGACGGCCATGATCCTGTTTACGGCCTTCGCATCGGTTTTCGCTCTGATGCTGGGTTACTCCAGGATTCCCTATGCGGCGGCCCGCGACGGCTTGTTTTTCGGCGGGTTCGGGAAACTGCATCCCACGGGAGAGTTCCCCAACCGGTCGCTGATTCTTGTGGGAGTCCTGGCGGCAATCGCCAGCATGTTCAGCCTGGGCGAGATCATCACCGGTCTGATGGTGGCTCGCATCCTCGTCCAGTTTGTGGGGCACACCATTGGCTTGTTTGTACTGAGGGGTAGAAAGCCCCGTGTCAGGTTGCCCTTCAGAATGTGGCTCTATCCGTTTCCAGCCATTCTGGCGCTGGTCGGTTGGCTCTACATCTTTGGGAGCTCCGCCTTCCAGCCGGGCGGATGGAAATTCATGGTCTACGCCTTCACCACCATCTGCGCCGGCATCTGCGGCTACTTTATCCTGGCGTATAAGAAGCGCCTCTGGCCGATGGCCCCGCGCGAACAGTAG
- a CDS encoding twin-arginine translocation signal domain-containing protein, whose product MPISRREFLGLAAGASAAGVAGAAGLGSLLSEGARRPSRCVVVDPGPACPLRESPAGYAAALSGLSISWRQSFIDALAPAHMMFVPAAVSTESAAISKLKNYLESGSVVVYETGAAFLEPEEFEIHKRVIRSVFGVGLHDPVRLWDSADSFKQAPYVDYHWPVVTKVRDFSRVVPVRDGYGETIARFQKLPVAVQRRIGKGTLVFLGSPLGPHLLSADREAVGLLGAFCSSC is encoded by the coding sequence ATGCCCATTTCGCGACGCGAATTTCTGGGACTTGCGGCGGGCGCTTCCGCGGCTGGAGTGGCCGGCGCTGCGGGGCTGGGTAGCCTTCTCTCTGAGGGTGCGCGACGGCCCTCCCGGTGCGTTGTGGTTGATCCTGGGCCGGCCTGTCCGTTGCGTGAGTCGCCTGCAGGTTATGCAGCAGCGCTCTCCGGATTGAGCATTTCCTGGCGCCAGAGTTTCATTGACGCGCTCGCGCCTGCGCACATGATGTTCGTGCCAGCCGCTGTTTCTACAGAATCGGCGGCCATAAGCAAGCTGAAAAATTATCTCGAGAGCGGGTCGGTCGTCGTGTATGAAACCGGGGCGGCATTCCTGGAGCCGGAAGAATTTGAGATTCATAAGCGTGTTATAAGGTCAGTGTTCGGAGTGGGCCTTCATGATCCCGTCCGGTTATGGGATTCCGCAGACTCGTTCAAACAAGCACCCTACGTTGATTACCACTGGCCCGTTGTAACAAAGGTTCGTGATTTCAGCCGGGTTGTTCCCGTCCGCGACGGCTACGGTGAGACGATTGCCCGGTTCCAGAAATTACCGGTTGCCGTCCAACGCCGGATCGGGAAAGGAACGCTGGTCTTTCTGGGTTCGCCGTTGGGACCGCATCTGCTCTCTGCTGACAGAGAGGCCGTGGGTTTGCTGGGCGCGTTCTGCTCTTCCTGTTGA
- a CDS encoding sugar phosphate isomerase/epimerase family protein, translating to MKKSIGDNEIPKGWSFEQGLELVKKAGYDGIELWLGDVPWFQMSTTDAEVRELRRKVENAGLVVSNVSTGLHWKYSLSARDTKLREEGIRIVRRQIETSQILGTDAILVVAGLVTEEIPYDEVYNRSVEAIKTVAPDAARANVKIGCENCNSEQRFLMGPREFLLFLKDINEPSVGIHLDVGNIHDDGFAEQWIEMMGPRITRIHLKDVMKQRGRCGHDSVYTNIFLGDNNWKAIRAAINKVGYDGWLVAEMERRYHYAEDQQFYDTAAAIDRLIANRV from the coding sequence TTGAAAAAATCTATAGGCGACAACGAAATTCCAAAGGGCTGGAGTTTCGAGCAGGGGCTGGAGTTAGTCAAGAAGGCCGGATACGACGGGATCGAGCTTTGGCTCGGCGATGTTCCGTGGTTCCAGATGAGCACCACCGACGCTGAAGTGCGCGAGCTTCGGCGCAAGGTTGAAAACGCCGGACTGGTGGTTTCCAACGTTTCAACCGGCCTCCACTGGAAATACTCGCTCTCTGCGCGCGACACGAAGCTGCGCGAAGAAGGTATTCGAATTGTGAGGCGCCAGATCGAGACGTCGCAGATCCTCGGCACGGATGCCATCCTGGTGGTGGCGGGACTGGTGACGGAAGAGATTCCCTACGATGAAGTCTACAACCGGTCGGTCGAGGCCATTAAGACGGTTGCGCCAGATGCGGCCCGCGCCAACGTCAAAATCGGCTGCGAGAATTGCAACTCCGAGCAGCGCTTCCTGATGGGCCCACGCGAGTTTCTCCTGTTTCTCAAGGACATCAACGAGCCTTCGGTAGGCATCCATCTGGACGTAGGCAACATTCATGACGATGGCTTTGCGGAGCAGTGGATTGAAATGATGGGGCCGCGCATCACGCGGATCCATCTAAAAGACGTCATGAAACAGCGCGGCCGTTGCGGCCACGACAGCGTTTACACCAACATTTTCCTTGGCGACAACAACTGGAAGGCCATCCGCGCCGCCATCAACAAGGTGGGGTACGATGGGTGGCTGGTGGCAGAAATGGAACGGCGATACCACTACGCGGAAGACCAGCAGTTTTATGACACCGCAGCGGCCATTGACCGCCTGATTGCCAACAGGGTTTAG
- a CDS encoding carbohydrate kinase family protein, translating to MAQFDVTVVGELNLDLILYGLPDELEPEKELLADNLALTLGSSSAIFAHNLAVIGNRVGFISRIGTDPLGKIALERLASGGVDVSRVRSVAGATKTGLTVIVTGSCSRRILTYPGAMFEMGYDDLDLDYLRSGKHFHLSSFYLHRALRPRIPELFEQMKRSGLSTSLDTNDDPDDRWDGLDEVLPHVDVLFVNEREAGRITGQENLRAAVERLAGQVQVVAIKRGAQGARVRRGGEEWTHPGYSVNAVDPVGAGDSFDAGFLDQYVRGAELQACLAGGNLAGAFSTTQPGGTEAFREPATWRQFLEEHRNEAAA from the coding sequence ATGGCGCAATTCGACGTGACGGTTGTCGGGGAGCTGAACCTCGACCTGATTCTTTATGGTTTGCCGGACGAACTGGAGCCGGAAAAGGAACTTCTGGCGGACAATCTGGCCCTGACCTTGGGAAGTTCGTCGGCTATCTTTGCCCATAACCTGGCGGTGATCGGCAACAGGGTCGGTTTTATTTCGCGCATCGGGACTGACCCGCTGGGCAAAATCGCTCTGGAGCGGCTTGCCTCCGGCGGCGTGGATGTGAGCCGGGTGCGAAGTGTGGCCGGAGCAACCAAGACAGGGCTGACCGTCATCGTCACGGGTTCATGCAGCCGGCGAATTCTGACGTATCCCGGCGCAATGTTTGAGATGGGATACGACGACCTTGACCTTGATTACCTGCGTTCCGGAAAACATTTCCATCTTTCTTCGTTTTACCTTCACCGGGCGCTGCGCCCGCGCATCCCGGAATTGTTTGAACAGATGAAGCGTTCTGGGCTCAGTACCTCGCTCGATACAAACGACGACCCCGACGACCGCTGGGACGGTCTCGATGAAGTTTTGCCACACGTGGACGTTTTGTTTGTGAATGAACGCGAGGCCGGGAGGATTACAGGCCAAGAGAACCTGAGAGCAGCGGTGGAGAGACTGGCCGGCCAGGTGCAGGTGGTTGCCATCAAGCGGGGGGCACAAGGCGCACGGGTGCGGCGCGGCGGGGAGGAATGGACGCACCCCGGGTATTCCGTAAACGCCGTTGACCCTGTGGGCGCTGGCGACAGTTTTGATGCGGGTTTCCTGGACCAGTACGTTCGCGGCGCCGAGCTGCAGGCTTGCCTGGCCGGCGGCAATCTTGCGGGCGCATTTTCAACCACGCAGCCGGGCGGCACGGAGGCATTCCGCGAACCGGCGACATGGCGGCAATTTCTAGAAGAGCACAGGAACGAGGCGGCAGCATGA